Proteins from one Streptomyces sp. NBC_00289 genomic window:
- a CDS encoding Imm50 family immunity protein has translation MPADWTRLLASEEFLGPQYAGSLPPPEACDLFYVHIDERENSVTLGFDTRNFPSSPAPEWEEKGLNAFEFYLVFAGVERLRVTGWGAGEARAIDLASVEGGGFRVLLGTESSGIAFRAETLRLAKTRAYLASDSP, from the coding sequence ATGCCCGCTGACTGGACGCGACTCCTCGCGTCGGAGGAATTCCTCGGACCGCAGTACGCGGGTTCTCTGCCGCCGCCGGAGGCCTGTGATCTCTTCTACGTGCACATCGACGAACGCGAAAACTCCGTGACGCTGGGCTTCGATACGCGGAATTTCCCTTCGAGTCCTGCTCCGGAGTGGGAGGAGAAGGGTCTCAACGCCTTCGAGTTCTACCTCGTTTTCGCCGGAGTCGAGAGACTCCGAGTGACAGGGTGGGGCGCCGGTGAGGCGAGAGCGATCGATCTCGCCTCCGTTGAGGGAGGAGGTTTCAGGGTGCTCCTAGGCACGGAGAGCTCAGGAATCGCGTTCCGAGCCGAGACGCTGCGTCTGGCGAAGACGCGCGCCTACCTGGCCTCCGACAGCCCCTGA
- a CDS encoding Imm50 family immunity protein — protein sequence MTIEDHLVNPDMLRSLYGHPLDWSRVRIRSINLDWRGPTVALRVDLPAFPDVPPTEWIEAGADTVQCQLQFLAVEDIRLTEWTPPAVGSLDVAPRGAERRMRVTFRGGGVKVEFESNESVRIGHVSAFASHPDGSDDGPHLFLSKVDARRFSALPATHEKTFYAR from the coding sequence ATGACCATTGAGGATCACCTCGTCAATCCGGACATGCTCCGGTCGCTCTACGGACACCCCTTGGACTGGAGCCGCGTCAGAATCCGCTCGATCAATCTGGACTGGCGCGGACCGACGGTTGCCCTGCGTGTCGACCTGCCCGCATTTCCGGACGTCCCGCCGACCGAGTGGATCGAGGCGGGTGCGGACACCGTGCAGTGCCAGCTCCAGTTCCTCGCGGTGGAGGACATCCGTCTGACCGAGTGGACGCCGCCGGCTGTCGGCAGCCTGGACGTGGCACCGCGGGGTGCGGAGCGACGAATGCGGGTGACTTTTCGAGGCGGCGGGGTGAAGGTGGAATTCGAATCCAACGAATCGGTCCGCATCGGCCATGTGAGCGCCTTCGCCTCCCACCCCGACGGATCGGACGACGGCCCTCACCTGTTTCTGAGCAAGGTCGACGCCCGACGCTTCTCAGCCCTGCCCGCGACTCATGAGAAGACTTTCTATGCCCGCTGA